A genome region from Triticum aestivum cultivar Chinese Spring chromosome 2B, IWGSC CS RefSeq v2.1, whole genome shotgun sequence includes the following:
- the LOC123041435 gene encoding cytochrome P450 89A2-like, whose translation MGHLIGVLTPLPDCIASLCFLLVAVFILTAHRRRIEHVTGWLRKLAPVTTRVARGTRRGLSIQVTGRAIAHRALVEHSAAFLDRPTGAVPSTILTRDRHHNILSAPYGPYWRAVRRNVAAGVLHPSRLFRLSDTRARVLGDLARDLRSGAPAAESLYFAVYSVLVEMCFGKDVVSKLGDTRLRAMQKFQRDILVALPSFGVLVRYPRMSKLIYPSRWRQLLSLRRQQEESFLPLVAEVKNNRKDKHDASFKTYVESLLDLRIHEDGGRAVADGELVSLISEFLGAGLESTAAALQWTMANLVKRPDLQQKLRIEVDAIGCNQRIIEEAELSRMPYLKAVVLESLRRHPPFPFVVRRMEGKEAAEAVGLTSVPGGGATANFLVGKIARDAVPWSDATEFTPERFMPGGDGEDTDLTCTRELRMMPFGAGRRACLAIVPAMLHLEYFVANLVKEFEWWEADGEDNAVNLTEFRGFFITVMDRPPRASRRGMTLRMHPSVPFVLRR comes from the coding sequence ATGGGTCACCTCATCGGCGTGCTCACGCCTCTCCCCGATTGCATCGCCAGCCTGTGTTTTCTCCTCGTTGCTGTCTTCATCTTGACCGCTCACCGTCGTAGAATTGAGCACGTGACAGGCTGGCTGCGTAAGCTCGCGCCGGTGACCACTCGGGTTGCGCGGGGCACCCGGCGTGGCCTCTCCATCCAGGTGACAGGCCGTGCGATAGCGCACCGCGCCTTGGTGGAGCACAGCGCCGCCTTCCTCGACCGCCCCACCGGCGCGGTGCCAAGTACCATCCTCACACGTGACCGCCACCATAACATCCTGTCGGCGCCATACGGCCCGTACTGGCGCGCCGTCCGCCGCAACGTAGCTGCCGGTGTCCTCCACCCATCTCGCCTCTTCCGACTCAGCGACACCCGTGCCCGCGTGCTGGGCGACCTGGCGCGCGACCTCAGATCCGGCGCCCCGGCAGCCGAGAGCCTCTATTTCGCCGTGTACTCTGTCCTCGTTGAGATGTGCTTCGGCAAGGACGTCGTCTCCAAGCTCGGGGACACGCGCCTCCGTGCCATGCAGAAGTTCCAGCGTGACATCCTCGTCGCGTTGCCCTCTTTTGGGGTGCTTGTGAGGTACCCGAGGATGAGCAAGCTCATCTACCCATCACGGTGGCGCCAGCTTCTCTCTCTCCGGCGGCAgcaagaagaatctttcttgccgCTCGTCGCCGAGGTCAAGAATAACCGGAAGGACAAGCATGACGCCAGCTTCAAGACTTACGTGGAGTCCCTCCTGGACCTGCGAATCCATGAAGACGGCGGCCGGGCCGTCGCGGATGGCGAACTCGTCAGCCTCATCTCGGAGTTCCTCGGCGCCGGCTTGGAGTCCACGGCTGCTGCCCTACAATGGACGATGGCCAACCTCGTAAAACGCCCCGACCTGCAGCAGAAGCTGCGGATCGAGGTCGACGCCATTGGCTGCAACCAGCGTATCATCGAGGAGGCCGAGCTATCGCGAATGCCCTACCTCAAGGCCGTCGTGCTCGAGAGCCTGCGGCGCCACCCACCGTTTCCGTTTGTGGTGCGCCGGATGGAGGGCAAGGAGGCCGCGGAGGCGGTCGGCCTGACGAGTGTGCCGGGCGGTGGCGCGACGGCGAATTTCCTCGTTGGGAAGATCGCCCGCGACGCGGTACCGTGGTCGGATGCGACAGAGTTCACGCCTGAGCGGTTCATGCCCGGCGGGGACGGCGAGGACACGGACCTGACCTGCACGAGGGAGCTCAGAATGATGCCATTCGGAGCCGGGAGGCGCGCGTGCCTGGCGATCGTGCCGGCGATGCTGCACCTCGAGTACTTCGTGGCCAACCTGGTCAAGGAGTTCGAGTGGTGGGAGGCCGACGGAGAGGACAACGCGGTGAACCTCACCGAATTCCGCGGGTTCTTCATCACCGTCATGGATCGCCCGCCTCGTGCCTCGCGACGCGGTATGACCCTCCGGATGCACCCGTCGGTGCCGTTCGTCCTACGCCGATGA